The Lentzea guizhouensis genome contains a region encoding:
- a CDS encoding beta-L-arabinofuranosidase domain-containing protein: MPEPSRHDVLPVFVPRPRVEARRDIGVAAEPFPLGAVALLPGPFQDGTLRAHAYLKSLDPDRLLHTFRRNVGLSSGVVPLRGSESPDSEVRGALTGHVLSALAQAFASTGDRAFSVRADYLVEQLALCQERARIAGYSTGYVSAFPEGFVGRAEARERVQAPYATLHRIMAGLLDVHRLVGSPGALRALTRMAAWVGWRAGRLTEAHRRDVLRTGCGGMNEVLANLYQLTGDPAHLAAARYFDHAEGSGPPAQGCDLTGSHVSEVVGAIREYHATGDLRYRDVAVRFWRSAEVDDLTWCGTYHMLELARQLFRTDPADVRYFDFCSRALCDGVLGGMRPYDFGCCHGTDLKSNTKHGAGVYFHDGRTLYVNLFIPSVLTWTSRGVSVRQETAFPEGSGTRLTIGGSGRFSLRVRVPSWTPGARLLVNGAAVVVTPGTYARVDRAWINGDVVQLVLAGRRV; the protein is encoded by the coding sequence ATGCCAGAACCCTCGCGCCACGACGTCCTGCCGGTGTTCGTCCCGCGCCCGCGAGTCGAGGCCCGCCGCGACATCGGTGTGGCGGCGGAGCCGTTCCCGCTCGGTGCCGTGGCGCTGCTGCCGGGACCGTTCCAGGACGGGACCCTGCGCGCACACGCCTACCTGAAGTCGCTGGACCCCGACCGGTTGCTGCACACGTTCCGGCGCAACGTCGGGCTGTCGTCGGGCGTGGTCCCCCTGCGCGGCTCGGAGTCGCCCGACTCCGAGGTGCGCGGCGCGCTGACGGGGCACGTGCTGTCCGCGCTGGCCCAGGCGTTCGCGAGCACCGGCGACCGGGCGTTCTCGGTGCGGGCCGACTACCTGGTCGAGCAGCTGGCGCTGTGCCAGGAGCGGGCCAGGATCGCCGGGTACAGCACCGGGTACGTGTCGGCGTTCCCGGAGGGCTTCGTCGGCAGGGCCGAGGCGCGCGAACGCGTCCAGGCGCCCTACGCCACCCTCCACCGGATCATGGCCGGGCTGCTCGACGTGCACCGGCTCGTCGGCAGTCCCGGTGCGTTGCGGGCGCTGACGAGGATGGCGGCGTGGGTCGGCTGGCGGGCGGGCCGGTTGACCGAGGCGCACCGGCGGGACGTGCTGCGCACCGGGTGCGGCGGCATGAACGAGGTGCTGGCGAACCTGTACCAGCTGACCGGTGACCCGGCGCACCTGGCGGCGGCCCGGTACTTCGACCACGCCGAGGGGTCCGGCCCGCCGGCGCAGGGGTGCGACCTCACCGGTTCGCACGTGTCCGAGGTGGTCGGCGCGATCCGGGAGTACCACGCGACCGGTGACCTCCGGTACCGCGACGTCGCCGTGCGCTTCTGGCGGTCGGCGGAGGTGGACGACCTGACCTGGTGCGGCACCTACCACATGCTGGAGCTGGCCCGGCAGCTGTTCCGCACCGACCCGGCCGACGTGCGCTACTTCGACTTCTGCTCCCGGGCGCTCTGCGACGGGGTGCTGGGCGGGATGCGCCCGTACGACTTCGGCTGTTGCCACGGCACGGACCTGAAGAGCAACACCAAGCACGGCGCGGGCGTCTACTTCCACGACGGGAGGACGTTGTACGTCAACCTGTTCATCCCGTCGGTGCTGACCTGGACCAGCCGGGGTGTCTCGGTGCGGCAGGAGACGGCGTTCCCGGAGGGCTCCGGCACCAGGCTCACGATCGGCGGTTCCGGCCGGTTCTCGCTGCGCGTGCGGGTGCCGTCGTGGACGCCGGGCGCGCGGTTGCTGGTGAACGGTGCCGCGGTCGTGGTGACACCGGGGACCTACGCCCGCGTCGACCGCGCGTGGATCAACGGTGACGTCGTCCAGCTGGTCCTGGCTGGTCGACGTGTGTGA
- a CDS encoding glycoside hydrolase family 6 protein, with product MRLNGQRRWAAAGVAVATAVATFGVALSAPAGAAPGCRVDYKANSWGGGQFGASVKITNLGDAVSGGWTLKFSFSGSQRVAQGWSANWSQSGADVTATSMSWNGSLGTGASIDIGFNGSGAGTNDANPSTFTLNGTTCTGDVVPTTTTTTTTTTTTSNGPGPGPGKVDNPYVGAKQYVNPDWAAKASAEPGGSRIANQPTGVWLDRIAAIAGTVDSRGLVGHLDEAVRQAAGTPLVIQLVIYNLPGRDCSALASNGELKPTEIDKYKTEYIDPIAEILARPAYKDLRIVTTVEIDSLPNLITNVTPRPTAVAACDVMKANGNYVTGVGYALAKLGAVPNVYNYLDIGHHGWIGWDDNFGATAELLFQAANASGSTKANVQGFIANTANYGALKEPYFKIEDSVNGTSVRQSKWVDWNRYVDELSYAQAFRQRAVQAGFDANVGMLIDTSRNGWGGSARPTGPGPTTNVDAYVNGGKLDRRIHLGNWCNQSGAGLGERPKAAPESGIDAYVWMKPPGESDGASKEIPNNEGKGADKMCDPTYTGNIRNGNNMSGALPDAPLSGKWFSAQFQELMRNAYPAL from the coding sequence ATGAGGCTCAACGGACAAAGGCGGTGGGCCGCGGCGGGAGTCGCGGTCGCCACCGCCGTGGCGACGTTCGGGGTGGCGCTCAGCGCACCCGCGGGCGCCGCACCTGGTTGCCGTGTGGACTACAAGGCGAACAGCTGGGGTGGCGGTCAGTTCGGTGCCTCGGTGAAGATCACCAACCTGGGTGACGCGGTGTCGGGCGGCTGGACGCTCAAGTTCAGCTTCTCCGGCAGCCAGCGCGTCGCACAGGGGTGGAGCGCGAACTGGTCGCAGTCGGGTGCGGACGTGACCGCGACGAGCATGTCGTGGAACGGCAGCCTGGGCACCGGTGCCTCCATCGACATCGGCTTCAACGGCAGCGGCGCCGGCACCAACGACGCCAACCCGTCGACGTTCACGCTGAACGGCACCACCTGCACCGGTGACGTCGTGCCGACGACCACGACCACGACGACGACAACGACCACGACCTCCAACGGTCCTGGCCCCGGCCCCGGCAAGGTCGACAACCCGTACGTCGGTGCGAAGCAGTACGTCAACCCGGACTGGGCGGCCAAGGCCAGCGCGGAGCCCGGCGGCAGCCGGATCGCGAACCAGCCCACCGGTGTGTGGCTGGACCGCATCGCGGCCATCGCGGGCACGGTCGACTCCCGCGGTCTGGTCGGGCACCTGGACGAGGCGGTGCGCCAGGCGGCGGGCACGCCACTCGTCATCCAGCTGGTGATCTACAACCTGCCCGGTCGTGACTGCTCGGCGCTGGCGTCGAACGGTGAGCTCAAGCCCACCGAGATCGACAAGTACAAGACCGAGTACATCGACCCGATCGCCGAGATCCTCGCCAGGCCCGCGTACAAGGACCTGCGGATCGTGACCACGGTGGAGATCGACTCGCTGCCGAACCTGATCACCAACGTGACGCCGCGCCCGACCGCTGTGGCGGCGTGCGACGTGATGAAGGCGAACGGGAACTACGTCACCGGTGTCGGCTACGCGCTGGCGAAGCTGGGCGCGGTGCCGAACGTCTACAACTACCTCGACATCGGCCACCACGGCTGGATCGGCTGGGACGACAACTTCGGCGCCACCGCCGAGCTGCTGTTCCAGGCGGCGAACGCCTCCGGCAGCACGAAGGCGAACGTGCAGGGCTTCATCGCCAACACCGCGAACTACGGTGCGCTGAAGGAGCCCTACTTCAAGATCGAGGACTCGGTGAACGGGACCTCGGTGCGCCAGTCGAAGTGGGTTGACTGGAACCGCTACGTCGACGAGCTGTCCTACGCGCAGGCGTTCCGGCAGCGGGCCGTGCAGGCGGGCTTCGACGCGAACGTCGGCATGCTGATCGACACCAGCCGCAACGGCTGGGGCGGCAGCGCCCGTCCGACGGGCCCCGGCCCGACGACGAACGTGGACGCCTACGTCAACGGCGGCAAGCTGGACCGCCGCATCCACCTCGGCAACTGGTGCAACCAGTCGGGTGCCGGCCTCGGCGAGCGCCCGAAGGCGGCGCCGGAGTCGGGCATCGACGCCTACGTGTGGATGAAGCCGCCGGGCGAGTCCGACGGCGCGAGCAAGGAGATCCCGAACAACGAGGGCAAGGGCGCGGACAAGATGTGCGACCCGACCTACACCGGCAACATCCGCAACGGCAACAACATGTCGGGTGCGCTGCCGGACGCCCCGTTGTCGGGCAAGTGGTTCTCCGCGCAGTTCCAGGAGCTCATGCGCAACGCCTACCCGGCGCTGTGA
- a CDS encoding lytic polysaccharide monooxygenase codes for MRKRIAAALLLVAATTGAVLVHTGGTAAAHGSMVWPGSRTYLCYEDGRAGGGGGDLNPTNPACAAAVAQGGKQPLWDWFGNLISNAGGRHREIVPDGSLCGPTTKFAAYNLARADWPVTQVQANSTVTFRYNAWAPHPGTWEQYVTKDGFDVTKPLKWSDLESVPFDKVTNPPLANGEYAWQARLPNKTGRHIIYSLWQRSDSPEAFYSCSDVQFGGGTGTPDTTAPSAPGTPVASGVTSSSVKLDWPAATDNVAVSGYRVYRGDQVVATTATNSATVTGLSADTSYAFTVVATDSAGNASPASASVTVRTSTGGGTPTGSCSVTYSRPSTWNGGFTANVAVTNTGTSAVGAWQLVWDFPAGQQLSQAWSSTVTVANGQATAKGASYNADLAPGSTATFGFNATTSGTPVDPTAFTLNGSACAVR; via the coding sequence ATGAGAAAACGCATAGCAGCAGCGCTTCTGCTCGTCGCCGCGACGACCGGTGCGGTTCTCGTGCACACCGGCGGCACCGCGGCCGCGCACGGGTCGATGGTCTGGCCCGGCAGCCGCACCTACCTCTGCTACGAGGACGGCCGCGCCGGCGGCGGTGGCGGTGACCTCAACCCGACCAACCCGGCGTGCGCCGCGGCGGTCGCGCAGGGCGGCAAGCAACCGCTGTGGGACTGGTTCGGCAACCTGATCAGCAACGCGGGCGGCCGCCACCGGGAGATCGTGCCCGACGGCAGCCTGTGCGGTCCCACCACGAAGTTCGCCGCCTACAACCTCGCCCGCGCCGACTGGCCGGTGACGCAGGTGCAGGCCAACTCCACGGTGACCTTCCGGTACAACGCGTGGGCACCGCACCCCGGCACGTGGGAGCAGTACGTCACCAAGGACGGCTTCGACGTGACGAAGCCGCTCAAGTGGTCGGACCTCGAGTCCGTGCCGTTCGACAAGGTGACGAACCCGCCGCTGGCGAACGGCGAGTACGCCTGGCAGGCGAGGCTGCCCAACAAGACCGGCCGCCACATCATCTACTCGCTGTGGCAGCGGTCGGACAGCCCGGAGGCGTTCTACAGCTGCTCGGACGTCCAGTTCGGTGGTGGCACCGGAACTCCGGACACCACCGCGCCGTCGGCACCGGGCACTCCGGTCGCCTCCGGCGTCACCAGCAGCTCGGTGAAGCTGGACTGGCCGGCGGCGACGGACAACGTGGCCGTGTCGGGCTACCGCGTGTACCGCGGTGACCAGGTGGTCGCCACCACCGCCACGAACTCGGCGACGGTCACCGGACTGAGCGCGGACACCTCGTACGCGTTCACCGTGGTCGCGACCGACTCCGCCGGCAACGCCTCACCGGCGTCGGCGAGCGTCACGGTCAGAACCTCGACCGGTGGTGGCACCCCGACGGGCTCCTGCTCGGTGACCTACTCGCGGCCGAGCACGTGGAACGGCGGCTTCACCGCGAACGTGGCGGTGACGAACACCGGCACGAGCGCGGTCGGCGCGTGGCAGCTGGTGTGGGACTTCCCCGCGGGGCAGCAGCTCTCGCAGGCGTGGTCCTCGACCGTGACCGTGGCGAACGGCCAGGCCACCGCGAAGGGCGCGTCCTACAACGCGGACCTCGCACCCGGCAGCACGGCGACGTTCGGCTTCAACGCCACGACGTCGGGCACGCCGGTCGACCCGACGGCTTTCACGCTCAACGGGTCGGCGTGCGCCGTCCGGTGA
- a CDS encoding glycoside hydrolase family 48 protein: MAIRNDGDALNGWNLTWTFPDGQRVQQGWNGNFTQNGAVVTVTNPEWARTLPAGGSTQVGFNGSKGSTNRPPTDFAVNGVSCTGPNQAPSVALTSPANGSSYTVPADIPLAATAADSDGTVSKVDFYAGDQLVATDTSAPFTGTWASAPAGDHSIAARATDNRGAVTTSTPVAVKVLAGPAVVASPSAVSVKQGQAATFDVSLATAPSSPVTVTLARGGSADLTATPASFTLSGTAKQTVTVTSANNGGELATATFTASATGHSAAAVTVKELDPNTSDFNKAFLDQYNKIKDPASGYFRKFGDLLVPYHSVETLMVEAPDHGHQTTSEAFSYYLWLEASYGRVTGDWAPYKSAFASMEKFIIPAKADQPTNDKYDPSKPATYAPEHPRMDRYPAVLDGTVPVGSDPIAAELKTAYGNSDVYGMHWLIDVDNTYGFGRCGDGTTAPAYINTYQRGSSESVWETIPHPSCDTFKHGGPNGYLDLFTKDSSYAKQWKYTNAPDADARVVQVALLAQQWATAQGKAGDIAGEIGKSAKMGDYLRYAMFDKYFKRVGNCNSPSSCPGATGKNSAHYLMSWYYAWGGATDTSAGWAWRIGDGASHQGYQNPLAAHALANVPALKPLSATGQQDWATSLNRQLEMLQWLQSADGGLAGGVTNSWEGQYASPPAGTPTFYGMYYDAHPVWRDPPSNRWFGFQVWGIERTAALYQMTGDARAKKILDRWVPWAIANTTTGTDFRIPSDLEWSGAPDTWNATNPGANANLRVRVLNHSQDVGVAASYAKVLLNYAAKSGNAQAKATGEALLTGLLAHQDSLGIATPETRTDYSRFDDVYNASTAEGPYVPSGWTGKMPNGDQIGQGSSFLSMRSMFRNDPQWPKVQAYLDGGPAPTFTYHRFWAQAEIATAFALHAELYG; the protein is encoded by the coding sequence GTGGCGATCCGCAACGACGGTGACGCGCTGAACGGCTGGAACCTCACCTGGACGTTCCCCGACGGGCAACGCGTCCAGCAGGGCTGGAACGGCAACTTCACCCAGAACGGCGCGGTCGTCACCGTGACCAACCCTGAGTGGGCGCGCACGCTCCCGGCCGGCGGCAGCACGCAGGTCGGGTTCAACGGCAGCAAGGGCTCGACCAACCGGCCACCGACGGACTTCGCGGTGAACGGCGTGTCCTGCACCGGCCCGAACCAGGCGCCGTCCGTGGCGCTGACGTCTCCTGCCAACGGCAGCAGCTACACCGTGCCCGCGGACATCCCGCTCGCGGCCACCGCGGCGGACTCCGACGGCACGGTGTCGAAGGTCGACTTCTACGCGGGTGACCAGCTCGTCGCGACCGACACCAGCGCGCCGTTCACCGGCACCTGGGCCTCGGCGCCGGCCGGTGACCACAGCATCGCGGCGCGGGCGACCGACAACCGCGGCGCCGTCACGACCTCCACGCCGGTCGCCGTCAAGGTGCTGGCCGGACCCGCGGTCGTGGCCTCGCCGAGCGCGGTCTCGGTGAAACAGGGCCAGGCGGCGACGTTCGACGTCTCGCTGGCCACGGCACCGAGCTCCCCGGTCACGGTCACGCTCGCCCGCGGCGGCAGCGCGGACCTGACGGCGACGCCGGCGTCGTTCACGTTGTCCGGCACCGCGAAGCAGACGGTCACGGTGACGTCGGCGAACAACGGTGGCGAGCTCGCGACCGCGACGTTCACCGCGTCGGCCACCGGCCACAGCGCGGCGGCGGTGACGGTCAAGGAGCTCGACCCGAACACGTCGGACTTCAACAAGGCGTTCCTCGACCAGTACAACAAGATCAAGGACCCGGCGAGCGGCTACTTCCGCAAGTTCGGCGACCTGCTCGTGCCGTACCACTCGGTCGAGACGCTGATGGTCGAGGCACCCGACCACGGCCACCAGACGACGTCCGAGGCGTTCAGCTACTACCTGTGGCTGGAGGCGAGCTACGGCCGGGTCACCGGTGACTGGGCGCCGTACAAGTCCGCGTTCGCGTCGATGGAGAAGTTCATCATCCCCGCGAAGGCTGACCAGCCGACGAACGACAAGTACGACCCGTCGAAGCCGGCGACCTACGCGCCGGAGCACCCGCGGATGGACCGCTACCCGGCCGTGCTGGACGGCACCGTGCCGGTGGGGTCGGACCCGATCGCGGCGGAGCTCAAGACCGCGTACGGCAACTCGGACGTCTACGGCATGCACTGGCTGATCGACGTCGACAACACCTACGGCTTCGGCCGCTGCGGTGACGGCACGACGGCGCCCGCGTACATCAACACCTACCAGCGCGGCTCGTCGGAGTCGGTGTGGGAGACGATCCCGCACCCCTCGTGCGACACGTTCAAGCACGGCGGACCCAACGGTTACCTGGACCTGTTCACCAAGGACTCGTCCTACGCCAAGCAGTGGAAGTACACCAACGCACCGGACGCGGACGCCCGCGTGGTGCAGGTGGCGCTGCTCGCCCAGCAGTGGGCCACGGCGCAGGGCAAGGCCGGTGACATCGCCGGCGAGATCGGCAAGTCCGCGAAGATGGGCGACTACCTGCGGTACGCCATGTTCGACAAGTACTTCAAGCGCGTCGGCAACTGCAACAGCCCGTCGTCGTGCCCCGGAGCGACCGGCAAGAACAGCGCGCACTACCTGATGTCCTGGTACTACGCCTGGGGCGGTGCGACCGACACGTCCGCCGGTTGGGCGTGGCGCATCGGTGACGGTGCCTCGCACCAGGGCTACCAGAACCCGTTGGCAGCGCACGCACTGGCGAACGTGCCCGCGCTCAAGCCGTTGTCCGCCACCGGACAGCAGGACTGGGCGACGTCGCTGAACCGCCAGCTGGAGATGCTGCAGTGGCTGCAGTCCGCGGACGGTGGTCTCGCCGGTGGTGTCACGAACAGCTGGGAGGGCCAGTACGCCTCGCCTCCCGCGGGCACGCCGACGTTCTACGGCATGTACTACGACGCCCACCCGGTGTGGCGCGACCCGCCGAGCAACCGGTGGTTCGGCTTCCAGGTGTGGGGGATCGAGCGCACGGCGGCGCTGTACCAGATGACCGGTGACGCGCGCGCCAAGAAGATCCTCGACAGGTGGGTGCCGTGGGCGATCGCGAACACGACCACGGGCACGGACTTCCGCATCCCCTCTGACCTGGAGTGGTCGGGAGCACCGGACACGTGGAACGCCACCAACCCCGGCGCGAACGCGAACCTGCGGGTGCGCGTGCTCAACCACAGCCAGGACGTCGGTGTGGCCGCGTCGTACGCCAAGGTGCTGCTGAACTACGCGGCGAAGTCGGGCAACGCCCAGGCCAAGGCCACGGGTGAGGCACTGCTGACGGGGCTGCTCGCGCACCAGGACAGCCTCGGCATCGCGACGCCGGAGACCCGCACGGACTACAGCCGGTTCGACGACGTCTACAACGCCTCGACCGCGGAAGGCCCGTACGTGCCGTCGGGCTGGACCGGCAAGATGCCGAACGGCGACCAGATCGGGCAGGGCTCGTCGTTCCTGTCGATGCGGTCCATGTTCCGCAACGACCCGCAGTGGCCGAAGGTCCAGGCCTACCTGGACGGCGGACCGGCACCCACGTTCACCTACCACCGCTTCTGGGCACAGGCCGAGATCGCGACCGCGTTCGCCCTGCACGCAGAGCTCTACGGGTGA
- a CDS encoding pectate lyase family protein, whose translation MIPKRAALISAAALVLGAVSVPQASAAPFGLVGWATQGGGTTGGGSASPITVTTASAFVEAAKSSSAAVIRVSGTISLSSMTKVASNKTIEGVGSSATITGQGLNIANASNVIVRNLNFRSWGDDAINVQYSTRVWVDHNTFSNGYDGAVDVKRASDYVTVSWNKFTSHNKTMLLGHSDDNGSEDRGKLRVTYHHNWFDGTQQRHPRVRFGNPVHVYNNYYGGVTDYGVASTVEAGVLVEGNYFENTEDPFHRGEGSSSGGSLVARNNHFVNSGTGDQGGSVKSLPYSYPLDSASSVKSVVTAGAGAGRG comes from the coding sequence ATGATTCCAAAACGCGCAGCACTGATTTCTGCAGCCGCGCTCGTCCTCGGCGCTGTTTCCGTTCCGCAGGCGTCCGCCGCACCGTTCGGTCTGGTCGGCTGGGCGACCCAGGGAGGAGGCACGACCGGAGGCGGCAGCGCGTCACCGATCACCGTCACCACGGCGTCGGCGTTCGTCGAGGCCGCGAAGTCGTCGAGTGCGGCGGTGATCAGGGTCTCCGGCACGATCTCGCTGTCGAGCATGACCAAGGTCGCCTCGAACAAGACGATCGAGGGTGTCGGGTCGTCCGCGACGATCACGGGGCAGGGGCTGAACATCGCCAACGCCTCCAACGTGATCGTGCGCAACCTCAACTTCCGGAGCTGGGGTGACGACGCGATCAACGTGCAGTACTCCACCCGTGTGTGGGTCGATCACAACACCTTCTCCAACGGCTACGACGGTGCCGTCGACGTGAAGCGGGCCTCCGACTACGTCACGGTGTCGTGGAACAAGTTCACCAGTCACAACAAGACGATGCTGCTCGGTCACAGCGACGACAACGGGTCGGAGGACCGCGGCAAGCTCCGGGTGACCTACCACCACAACTGGTTCGACGGAACGCAGCAGCGCCACCCGCGGGTGCGGTTCGGCAACCCGGTGCACGTCTACAACAACTACTACGGCGGTGTGACCGACTACGGCGTCGCGTCCACCGTCGAGGCCGGGGTCCTGGTCGAGGGCAACTACTTCGAGAACACCGAGGACCCCTTCCACCGCGGCGAGGGCAGCTCGTCCGGCGGATCGCTGGTCGCGCGCAACAACCACTTCGTCAACTCGGGAACGGGTGACCAGGGCGGCTCGGTGAAGAGCCTGCCCTACTCGTACCCGCTGGACAGCGCGAGCAGCGTGAAGAGCGTGGTCACGGCCGGTGCCGGAGCCGGTCGGGGCTGA
- a CDS encoding pectate lyase, which translates to MKKLATMVLAAALAAFAVPAAQAAGSTFPTPTGQKPVSTTIKVPAGGYDGGMQRFYGTGNLGSGGQGENQGPIFQLADGATLRNVVLGAPAADGVHCLGTCTLTNVWWEDVGEDAATFKGTSSSQTMTVNGGGARKASDKVFQHNGPGTMTIRNFQVDDFGKLYRSCGNCGTQHKRHVVLENITAFSPGKNLVGINTNYGDTARFSRITIVGDSSRKIAICDKYQGVTSGEPKKIGTGSDGTHCLYQSSDLTYR; encoded by the coding sequence ATGAAGAAACTGGCAACAATGGTGTTGGCCGCGGCTCTGGCCGCGTTTGCGGTCCCCGCGGCACAGGCCGCGGGCAGCACTTTTCCCACGCCGACGGGGCAGAAACCCGTCAGCACGACCATCAAGGTCCCCGCCGGCGGCTACGACGGTGGCATGCAGCGGTTCTACGGCACCGGGAACCTCGGTTCCGGCGGCCAGGGCGAGAACCAGGGCCCGATCTTCCAGCTGGCCGACGGCGCGACGCTGCGCAACGTCGTGCTCGGCGCGCCGGCCGCGGACGGGGTCCACTGCCTCGGCACCTGCACGCTCACCAACGTGTGGTGGGAGGACGTGGGTGAGGACGCGGCCACGTTCAAGGGCACGTCGTCGTCGCAGACCATGACGGTCAACGGCGGTGGCGCGCGCAAGGCGTCGGACAAGGTGTTCCAGCACAACGGGCCGGGCACGATGACGATCCGCAACTTCCAGGTGGACGACTTCGGCAAGCTCTACCGGTCCTGCGGCAACTGCGGGACGCAGCACAAGAGGCACGTCGTCCTGGAGAACATCACCGCGTTCTCCCCCGGCAAGAACCTCGTCGGCATCAACACCAACTACGGCGACACCGCGCGGTTCTCCCGGATCACGATCGTCGGCGACAGCAGCCGGAAGATCGCGATCTGCGACAAGTACCAGGGTGTCACGAGCGGTGAGCCGAAGAAAATCGGAACCGGTTCCGACGGCACGCACTGCCTGTACCAGTCGTCGGACCTGACTTACCGATGA
- a CDS encoding enolase C-terminal domain-like protein, with protein sequence MIERVVVRTFTTTACTSVDAEGHRHPAPEHEVTEALLEITDTDGVTGYCQVQPDQLRPAVLDKHVKPVLINQDPWDRERLWRLLARRQRGAHGGFTDRALGFVDQALWDLVARKAGLPAWKLAGGARDRLPAYASTMCGDTDGLATPGDYADFAKQLVAAGYRAIKLHTWMPPVPGAPSVARDVEACRAVREAVGPDVALMLDASHWYSRTEALKLGKALEELDFYWFEEPMEEASVSSYRWLAEQLAIPVIGPEVAWGKHHTRAEWVSSGACDILRAGPAGSGGITPVLKTVHLAEAFNVDCEIHGNGSGSLTVLGATDAGRWYERGLLHPHVDFDRIPPHRNSLADPLDEDGNVVLSRLPGIGDDWNGEHIAVHTLEVW encoded by the coding sequence ATGATCGAACGGGTCGTCGTGCGCACGTTCACCACGACCGCGTGCACGTCCGTCGACGCTGAGGGGCACCGGCACCCGGCGCCGGAGCACGAGGTGACCGAGGCGCTGCTGGAGATCACCGACACCGACGGGGTGACCGGGTACTGCCAGGTGCAGCCGGACCAGCTGCGGCCGGCCGTGCTGGACAAGCACGTCAAGCCTGTGCTCATCAACCAGGACCCGTGGGACCGGGAACGGCTGTGGCGGCTGCTCGCGCGCAGGCAACGGGGTGCGCACGGCGGGTTCACCGACCGCGCGCTCGGGTTCGTGGACCAGGCGCTGTGGGATCTCGTGGCGCGCAAGGCCGGGCTGCCGGCGTGGAAGCTGGCCGGCGGTGCGCGTGACCGGCTGCCCGCCTACGCCAGCACGATGTGCGGTGACACGGACGGGCTCGCGACGCCCGGCGACTACGCCGACTTCGCGAAACAGCTGGTGGCCGCGGGATACCGCGCGATCAAGCTGCACACCTGGATGCCGCCGGTGCCCGGTGCGCCGAGCGTCGCCCGCGACGTCGAGGCGTGCCGGGCGGTCCGGGAGGCCGTGGGGCCGGACGTCGCGCTGATGCTCGACGCCAGCCACTGGTACTCGCGCACCGAGGCGCTCAAGCTCGGCAAGGCGTTGGAGGAGCTCGACTTCTACTGGTTCGAGGAACCGATGGAGGAGGCCTCGGTCAGCTCCTACCGGTGGCTCGCGGAGCAGCTGGCCATCCCGGTGATCGGTCCGGAGGTGGCGTGGGGCAAGCACCACACCCGCGCCGAGTGGGTCAGCAGCGGTGCCTGCGACATCCTGCGGGCCGGTCCCGCCGGCAGCGGCGGCATCACGCCGGTGCTCAAGACCGTGCACCTGGCCGAGGCGTTCAACGTCGACTGCGAGATCCACGGCAACGGCAGCGGCAGCCTCACCGTGCTCGGGGCGACGGACGCGGGCCGGTGGTACGAACGCGGTCTGCTGCACCCGCACGTCGACTTCGACCGGATACCGCCACACCGGAACTCCCTCGCCGACCCGCTCGACGAGGACGGGAACGTCGTGCTTTCCCGGCTGCCGGGAATCGGCGACGACTGGAATGGAGAACACATCGCAGTTCACACTCTTGAAGTGTGGTGA